The window TCTCCCCTCTATAAGGGAATTCACCAGAGAGAAATGCTGTACATTCGGAATGCTCATCACTACCGCGCCGTTCGGCGACAGGAGGCGGAGATGTTTCCGCAATACATCCTCCGGATCGACAAGATGTTCCAGAACGTCTGCGTACACAATGCAGTCGAAATAACCTGCCGGATATGGAAGCTCAACCTTCGCCACATCACCCACAAAGACGGTATCTAAAACCTTCGCGGCTTCCTTTGCCGCATGCGGGTCGTACTCGACGCCGATTACTTCCCTCCCCTGCTTTTGCTCCTTCAGGTATCTGCCGGTCTCGCCGGAAGCGCAACCTATCTCAAGTATCCTAAGCGCGGTATCCGGTACCTGCTCAGCCACTTCCGGCCTTACATTTTTAAAATAGGAACGGCCCTCCGCCGACACACTGGCGGATGGACCGTCCTCTCGGACTTTCTCTGCGAACTCCATCATTACTTTCACTATCTTCTCCAATCGATGGCGATAGGTATGCTTCTCAAGCGCCTCGCGCATCCCTTCGTTTGCAATCCTTTCCCTCTCATCGCTGTTTTCCAGATAATACTTTGCCAGCTCTGCCACGTTTTCATCGTTATAGATGACAAGATGTTTCCTGTCCTCGAAGAAATCTTCAAGCCCATCCGCATTATCGGTCAACAGCATCGCGCCAGAGGCAAGCGCCTCGAACACCCGCATGTTTAAATCGAACTTTATCGCGTTGTTGAAAACTATCCTGCTCGCGCTGAAATGCCCGGCCATCTCTTCGAGGAAAAGCCGTTTTACCGACACCTCTCCGCATCTGGCCGATATTTTTTCAAGCAGGCTTTTCCTTCTCTCGTGCGTCTGCGTGAGGCTGCCGACGAAACCGACGTCATGAATGACCTCGACATCCTTCCGCCCATGCACTTCAGGATCGCACGCAAGCGGAAGCCAATGGACGTTTCGAATACCGGCTCTCTCAAACTCCGGTATGTAGGTCCGCTGGGCCAGGAATACAACGTCGAACAGTCTTGCTACCTTCAGATGTTGATCGAAATTGATATGGGTATCTATCAGATACGCCGCTTTTGGTATTGAAAGTTTTTCTATTCCAGCGGGGGGACCGTCCAGCCCCGTATCGATCCAAAGAAAGAAGTCGGGTTTCGACTCCCTCGATACGAGGCTGTAGATAATCTCCGCGTCCCTTGCTATGCTTCTTGGCACATCCTGCGGCTTTATCTCCGCTTTCATGTTGTGCAAGTTCCAATGTTTGATCACTTCCGGCGTTATCGATGCTCCGCTTGTCACGACCGTATGCGGAGCCGTTATCGCTCTTTTAATATAGTGCGCCGTCGTTGCCGGATAATAGACATAATCGATCCAGATTCTTGCCGGTTTTGAAACCTCCAGTTTACCAGCCGGTTTAGGAGCGGCGGCTTTCTTCATCTCTTGAATAGGCTTTGCCATGCCACTCACCCTCGATGAGCCGGCCTTAACTGTTTCTTCAATGAGTCCCTTCCAGTTCTCAACAAACTCGGTTATCGGGAACCGGACCTTGACTGCGTCCCTGGCCGCCTCTCCAAATCTTGCCGCTTTCTTCTGATCCTCGAGAAATTCCCTCGCACGCGAGGAGAGCTCTTTCGTATCGTTGCTCACATAGCCGTCCACTCCGTCGGTGACTGGGGTTGTAGGATTATCGAGTGACAAGATCGGCATTCCTGTAGCCATCGCTTCGAGAAGCGCAAGGTTATAGCCGTCTTCATACGGCGACTTTGTTGTATTGAGAAAGACCCGGCAACTGCGGTAATGCATTTTCAGATCATCCCATCCGTTTGACAAGCGCGACCCGGGAATGGTCGGATTCTCGCCGAGTATGGTAGTCGGAAGCCCTTCGCATATTTTCTGCTGTTCCGTAAATCCGAGCATTAGGTCCCTCTCGCGCAACAGGTTCCCCACTCTTAGTATCGTCGCGAGATTCCCTTCGTATCCGCCGTAGAGATCTGTATCTATTCCGGGCATGATCACTCTTCCGCGCCCGAGGTTCCAATCCGCTTTCTTCGATTCCGATATGAAAACGAGTTCAGCACCTTCCAAATAGGGGCGAAGCATTTCCAGGTATG is drawn from Nitrospinota bacterium and contains these coding sequences:
- a CDS encoding glycosyltransferase, with amino-acid sequence MGVKNRGRITILSFNWHEPYLAMLAGTGHEFLVVEPEITAGKTRVWDTRMRPLPENIRLLGREEAAQRVSDRKIDLAICHNARDLGMVAGWKDLPKIMVFHNKLSTEIGLSKKSEAERISYLEMLRPYLEGAELVFISESKKADWNLGRGRVIMPGIDTDLYGGYEGNLATILRVGNLLRERDLMLGFTEQQKICEGLPTTILGENPTIPGSRLSNGWDDLKMHYRSCRVFLNTTKSPYEDGYNLALLEAMATGMPILSLDNPTTPVTDGVDGYVSNDTKELSSRAREFLEDQKKAARFGEAARDAVKVRFPITEFVENWKGLIEETVKAGSSRVSGMAKPIQEMKKAAAPKPAGKLEVSKPARIWIDYVYYPATTAHYIKRAITAPHTVVTSGASITPEVIKHWNLHNMKAEIKPQDVPRSIARDAEIIYSLVSRESKPDFFLWIDTGLDGPPAGIEKLSIPKAAYLIDTHINFDQHLKVARLFDVVFLAQRTYIPEFERAGIRNVHWLPLACDPEVHGRKDVEVIHDVGFVGSLTQTHERRKSLLEKISARCGEVSVKRLFLEEMAGHFSASRIVFNNAIKFDLNMRVFEALASGAMLLTDNADGLEDFFEDRKHLVIYNDENVAELAKYYLENSDERERIANEGMREALEKHTYRHRLEKIVKVMMEFAEKVREDGPSASVSAEGRSYFKNVRPEVAEQVPDTALRILEIGCASGETGRYLKEQKQGREVIGVEYDPHAAKEAAKVLDTVFVGDVAKVELPYPAGYFDCIVYADVLEHLVDPEDVLRKHLRLLSPNGAVVMSIPNVQHFSLVNSLIEGRWTYREEGLLDRTHLRFFTLHEIKEMLARVGLTEIEVSSKRVDDIYKEGASGTMRIGRWQVDNLTKEEMAGFFAFQYIMRAKQNQEASSEEYPPWHPEMFKEKLKGTRVTRRGDSDFLADALSALSQGDVAKAEQFAGKFVDEAGPRAQLQGDVNMALGRFEEAEASYKRAGDKTGEGLSIAGRGLMFRALKHWWDGKHDEKCKALFAKYSTGDAHPERTALCPVKKGKGLALKKHDHEIDSSWDLDYITSYDAFLYEGDIVGRLNECVEMLRNGGVLAMLVAQDGDDEGFYPAPTHRFSIEGFRKFISLIEGISVVHIEELLRGRSFVAVLQKDGVETVYDYRKALGKLLAKNPADTAKKYWEEGYRLASGQAARGALSLNPDNADALVKMGDFFQQSGEAGKAESHYLKAVSCGGNERGNIGLGALRLASSRFNEAEEYFARAVKENPKNDRAICGLGMALFYGGKKEDGFAQLQKALSVNPENLPAVTTLHQAAYSLNKLDVAEKALKGYLDLHPANVNILFGLAGVCFTLRKYEDAKDAVEKILILDPAHADAETLMGKIMELREVGA